One Desulfobulbus propionicus DSM 2032 DNA segment encodes these proteins:
- a CDS encoding DUF7352 domain-containing protein, with product MKTIWKFELTPNRLQSIPIPHGGQILTVQTKGDTAPLMWVLVDPDMPVKERYLGIYTTNTALPDDPGHYIGTFQILEGSLEFHLFETTAPPPGAQMIEPDPPLFSDFK from the coding sequence TGAAAACTATCTGGAAGTTTGAACTGACACCCAATCGACTCCAGTCGATCCCTATCCCGCATGGCGGACAAATTTTGACGGTGCAGACCAAGGGCGACACGGCCCCCTTGATGTGGGTGCTAGTGGATCCGGATATGCCCGTGAAAGAGCGGTATCTTGGCATCTATACGACCAATACGGCCTTGCCAGACGATCCGGGACACTATATCGGCACGTTTCAGATTCTTGAAGGAAGTTTGGAGTTCCATTTATTCGAGACGACGGCTCCACCCCCGGGCGCACAGATGATTGAGCCAGACCCGCCGTTGTTTTCCGATTTCAAGTAA